Below is a window of Arthrobacter sp. SLBN-112 DNA.
GAGGAGTTCGACCAGCTCATCGCTGACGGTGAACTCCTGGAATGGGCCGTGGTCCATGGACAGAACACCTACGGCACGTTGAAGAGCACCGTAAACCGGGCGATCGCCGAGGGCCGCTCGGTCCTGCTGGAGATCGACCTCCAGGGCGCCCGCCAGGTCAAGGCGGCCGTCCCGGACGCGCAGTTCGTCTTCCTGGCCCCGCCCACGTGGGACGAGATGGTCCGGCGGCTGGTGGGCCGGGGGACCGAAACCCCGGAGGAACAGCAGCGCCGGCTGGAAACCGCTAAACTGGAACTTGCTGCTGAACCGGAGTTCGACCACACCGTCATCAACGACGACGTCCGCCGGGCAGCGGACGAGCTTGTTTCACTCATGGGGCTGACACCGCATCCACATCTGCCGGAACCGTCAGCCCGCTAGAAATTTGGAGAAATTCGTGTCTACGAACCTTGAAGGCATCATCAACCCGCCGATCGACGATCTGCTGAAGGTAGCGGATTCCAAGTACGGCCTGGTGATCTTCGGTGCCAAGCGTGCTCGTCAGATCAACGCCTACTACGCCCAGCTGCACGAGGGCCTGTTCGAATACGTCGGGCCGCTGGTTGACACCAAGCTGAACGAGAAGTCACTCTCGATCGCACTGCGCGAGATCAACGAAGGCAAGCTGGTTTCCACGCCGATCGAAGCCGCAGAGTAGTCCTGCAGCCGAACTGACTCGCTGTTGACGGAGGTCACGTGCGCATAGTCCTCGGAGTCGGGGGAGGGATTGCCGCCTACAAGGTGGCATCGCTCCTCCGGCTTTTTACTGAAGCCGGCCATGACGTCACGGTGATTCCCACCGAAGCGTCCACCCGATTCGTCGGTACCGCCACCTGGGAGGCGCTGTCCGGCAACCCGGTCAGCAACAGCGTTTTCGATGACGTGCACCTGGTCAACCACGTCCGCCTGGGCCACGAGGCCGACCTCGTGGTCGTCGCGCCGGCCACGGCCGACCTCCTCGCCAAGGCCGCAACCGGCCAGGCAGGAGATTTGCTCACCAACACGCTGCTCATGGCGCACGGCCCGGTGCTCTTCGCCCCGGCCATGCACACGGAGATGTGGCAACATGCCGCCACCCGCGCCAACGTCGAGATACTCCGCACGCGCGGGGCAGCAGTCCTTGAACCCGCCTCCGGCAGGCTGACCGGCGCCGATTCGGGACCTGGCAGGCTCCCGGAACCCCAGGTGATCTTCGAGGCCGCCATGGCCCTGGTGCAGGGCCGGTCCGATTACCAGCTCCCCCTGGCCGGGCGCACCGTCACCATCAGTGCCGGCGGCACCCGCGAACCACTGGATCCCGTCAGGTTCCTTGGCAACCGGTCTTCCGGCAAGCAGGGCGTGGCGCTGGCCGTCGCGGCGCGGAACGCCGGGGCCACCGTGCGTTTGCTGGCAGCCCACATGGAG
It encodes the following:
- the gmk gene encoding guanylate kinase; amino-acid sequence: MSKKPGLTVLAGPTAVGKGTVSTYIRDNYPEVWLSVSATTRAPRPGEEDGVHYFFKSKEEFDQLIADGELLEWAVVHGQNTYGTLKSTVNRAIAEGRSVLLEIDLQGARQVKAAVPDAQFVFLAPPTWDEMVRRLVGRGTETPEEQQRRLETAKLELAAEPEFDHTVINDDVRRAADELVSLMGLTPHPHLPEPSAR
- the rpoZ gene encoding DNA-directed RNA polymerase subunit omega — encoded protein: MSTNLEGIINPPIDDLLKVADSKYGLVIFGAKRARQINAYYAQLHEGLFEYVGPLVDTKLNEKSLSIALREINEGKLVSTPIEAAE
- the coaBC gene encoding bifunctional phosphopantothenoylcysteine decarboxylase/phosphopantothenate--cysteine ligase CoaBC, giving the protein MRIVLGVGGGIAAYKVASLLRLFTEAGHDVTVIPTEASTRFVGTATWEALSGNPVSNSVFDDVHLVNHVRLGHEADLVVVAPATADLLAKAATGQAGDLLTNTLLMAHGPVLFAPAMHTEMWQHAATRANVEILRTRGAAVLEPASGRLTGADSGPGRLPEPQVIFEAAMALVQGRSDYQLPLAGRTVTISAGGTREPLDPVRFLGNRSSGKQGVALAVAARNAGATVRLLAAHMEVPAPAGVEVQRVETALELREAALAAAAGSDVVIMSAAVADFRPAEVSDTKIKKRDDTADPVITLVRNPDILQELVEQRNGSRSGAGQLIVGFAAETGDSQGDVLAYAEAKLQRKGCDLLVVNHVGTDKVFGQDSNAVVILSRAGSEPQEASGTKTEVSEAIIRRISFELNRVSPRA